One Archangium violaceum genomic window, CGAGGTCCACCTCTGGGTGGTGGAGCCGGAGCGTGTGTCCGAGCCCGGGCTCCTCGCGGCCTACCACGCGATGCTCAGCACGGAGGAGCAGGACAGGCACTCGCGCTTCCGCTTCGAGAAGCACCGGTTGCAGTTCCTCGTGTCGCACGCGCTGGTGCGCGTCACCCTGTCCCGCTACGCACCGGTGCGGCCCCAGGCCTGGCGTTTCGTCACCAACGCGTATGGGCGTCCGGAGATCGTCGGCGACGCGCTCCCCCGCCTCCACTTCAACCTCTCGCACACGGACGGCATGGCGGTGTGCGCGGTGGCGCTCGATACGGACGTGGGGGCGGACGTGGAGAACTCGGCGCGTCCCGGCCAGACGGTGGAGCTCGCCGACTCCTTCTTCTCGCCCTCGGAGGTGGTGGCCCTGCGCTCCCTGCCCGTCGAGCGCCAGCGCGAGCGTTTCTTCGACTATTGGACCCTGAAGGAGTCCTACATCAAGGCCCGGGGCGCGGGGCTGAGCCTGCCGTTGGATCAGTTCGCGTTCCACCTGGA contains:
- a CDS encoding 4'-phosphopantetheinyl transferase family protein; this translates as MMPSPPSESPLSLRPDEVHLWVVEPERVSEPGLLAAYHAMLSTEEQDRHSRFRFEKHRLQFLVSHALVRVTLSRYAPVRPQAWRFVTNAYGRPEIVGDALPRLHFNLSHTDGMAVCAVALDTDVGADVENSARPGQTVELADSFFSPSEVVALRSLPVERQRERFFDYWTLKESYIKARGAGLSLPLDQFAFHLEPGKPPRISFDPRLKDDPETWQFVQVRLSAEHPAAVAVRRARGLPLTVRCQRTVPLAGEGPPWFVTGS